A window from Gossypium raimondii isolate GPD5lz chromosome 7, ASM2569854v1, whole genome shotgun sequence encodes these proteins:
- the LOC105798527 gene encoding LOW QUALITY PROTEIN: ABC transporter C family member 5 (The sequence of the model RefSeq protein was modified relative to this genomic sequence to represent the inferred CDS: inserted 8 bases in 8 codons), protein MGFTHLLNSIATHSSSSPASAGQQPHFSLVGTTQGLPILELSSICIDLTLLLVFLFTISARKILVCVGRTRFLKDDSVGNSSPIRRSISGDGEVGDVVVGTGFKFSVCCCFYVLLVQVVVLGFDGFGLIREAVDGKVVVWSVIALAAAQGLAWFVLSFLALHCKFKVLEKFPLLLRVWWFISFVICICTLYVDGKSLLVYGSNHLTSHVVANFVVTPALAFLCFVAIRGATGIELYRNSNLQEPLLEEEAGCLKVTPYTDAGLFSLAILSWLNPLLSIGAKRPLELKDIPXLAPKDRSKTNYKVLNSNWEKXKAENLSKQPSLAWAILRSFWKEAAGNAVFALLNTLVSYVGPYMISYFVDYLGGKRXFPHEGYVLAGIFFVSKLLETLTTRQWYLGVDILGMHVRSALTAMVYRKGLKLSSLAKQSHTSGEIVNYMAVDVQRXGDYSWYLHDIWMLPLQIILALAILYKNVGIASVATLVATIISIIVTVPLAKVQEDYQDKLMAAKDERMRKTSECLRNMRILKLQAWEERYRVKLEEMRDVEFKWLRKALYSQAFITFIFWSSPIFVAAVTFATSILLGAELTAGSVLSALATFRILQEPLRNFPDLVSMMAQTKVSLDRLSGFLQEEELQEDATIVLPXGMSKVAIEIKDGVFCWDPSSSRPTLSGIQMKVESGLRVAVCGMVGSGKSSFLSCILGEIPKISGDVRVCGTAAYVSQSAWIQSGNIEENILFGSPMDKAKYKKVVHACSLKKDFEXFSHGDQTIIGDRGINLSGGQKQRVQLARALYQDADIYLLDDPFSAVDAHTGSELFKEYIMTALANKTVVFVTHQVEFLPTADLILVLKEGHIIQAGKYDELLQAGTDFNALVSAHHEAIEAMDIPSFSSEESDENLLLDGPAILNKKCDSAGNNIDSLAKEVEDGASASDQKAIKEKKKAKRRKKQLVQEEERVKGRVSMKVYLSYMAAAYKGLLIPLIVLAQTLFQFLQIASNWWMAWANPQTEGDKAKVSPMVLLLVYMALAFGSSWFIFVRAVLVATFGLAAAQKLFLNMLRSVFRAPMSFFDSTPAGRILNRVSIDQSVVDLDIPFRLGGFASTTIQLLGIVGVMTEVTWQVLLLVIPMAAACLWMQKYYMASSRELVRIVSIQKSPVIHXFGESIAGAATIRGFGQEKRFMKRNLYLLDCFARPFFCSIAAIEWLCLRMELLSTFVFAFCMILLVSFPHGSIDPSMAGLAVTYGLNLNARLSRWILSFCKLENKIISIERIYQYSQIPSEAPSIIENLRPPSSWPENGTIELVDLKVRYGENLPVVLHGVSCAFPGGMKIGIVGRTGSGKSTLIQALFRLIEPAGGRIIIDNIDISTIGLHDLRSRLSIIPQDPTLFEGTIRGNLDPLEEHSDHDIWEALEKSQLGDIVRDKDLKLDTPVLENGDNWSVGQRQLVXLGRALLKQARILVLDEATASVDTATDNLIQKIIRTEFKNCTVCTIAHRIPTVIDSDLVLVLSDGRVAEFDTPQRLLEDKSSMFLKLVTEYSSRSSGIPEF, encoded by the exons ATGGGATTCACTCATTTGCTCAATAGCATTGCAactcattcttcttcttcaccagCATCCGCCGGACAACAACCTCATTTTTCCCTTGTGGGGACGACGCAAGGTTTGCCCATTTTGGAACTATCCTCCATTTGCATCGATCTCACACTTCTCCTGGTGTTCCTTTTCACAATATCTGCAAGGAAAATACTTGTCTGTGTCGGTCGAACTCGATTTCTTAAGGATGATTCTGTTGGGAATTCAAGCCCAATTAGGAGAAGCATTAGTGGTGATGGTGAAGTTGGAGATGTTGTTGTCGGCACTGGGTTTAAATTTTCTGTATGTTGTTGTTTCTATGTGCTGCTTGTGCAAGTTGTGGTGCTGGGATTTGATGGATTTGGTTTGATAAGAGAGGCTGTTGATGGAAAGGTTGTGGTTTGGTCTGTTATTGCCTTGGCTGCTGCTCAAGGTTTAGCTTGGTTTGTATTGAGTTTTTTAGCTCTTCATTGTAAGTTTAAGGTGCTCGAGAAATTCCCATTGTTGTTGAGGGTATGGtggtttatttcttttgtgATTTGCATCTGTACCTTGTATGTCGATGGGAAATCACTTTTAGTGTATGGTTCTAACCACTTGACTTCTCATGTTGTTGCCAATTTTGTTGTAACACCGGCTCTAGCATTTCTTTGCTTTGTTGCAATTAGAGGTGCAACCGGTATAGAATTGTATAGAAACTCCAACCTTCAGGAGCCATTGCTTGAAGAAGAGGCAGGATGTCTTAAGGTAACTCCTTATACTGATGCTGGGCTCTTTAGTTTGGCTATACTTTCTTGGCTAAATCCACTTCTTTCAATTGGCGCCAAGAGACCACTTGAGCTTAAAGACATTC TTCTTGCACCGAAAGACCGTTCCAAGACAAATTACAAggttttaaattcaaattgggaaa tgaagGCTGAAAACCTATCAAAGCAACCTTCTTTGGCTTGGGCGATTTTGAGGTCATTCTGGAAGGAAGCAGCTGGTAATGCTGTCTTTGCTTTGTTGAACACACTCGTTTCTTATGTGGGTCCGTACATGATAAGTTACTTTGTTGATTATCTGGGAGGAAAGA CCTTTCCTCATGAAGGTTATGTGCTTGCTGGAATATTTTTTGTATCAAAGCTCTTAGAGACACTAACAACCAGGCAGTGGTATCTTGGGGTTGACATTTTGGGTATGCATGTTAGATCAGCTCTAACAGCAATGGTGTATCGGAAGGGGCTGAAGCTCTCAAGCTTGGCTAAACAAAGTCATACTAGTGGAGAAATTGTTAATTACATGGCAGTTGATGTTCAAA GTGGGGACTATTCTTGGTATCTCCATGACATTTGGATGCTTCCTTTGCAAATAATTCTTGCTCTTgcgatattgtataaaaatgtcGGTATTGCTTCTGTTGCCACATTGGTTGCTACCATTATATCCATCATTGTTACTGTTCCTTTGGCTAAGGTTCAAGAGGATTATCAAGACAAGTTAATGGCTGCCAAGGATGAAAGAATGAGGAAGACTTCTGAATGTCTAAGGAACATGAGGATTCTGAAATTACAAGCTTGGGAGGAGAGGTACCGAGTTAAATTGGAGGAGATGCGGGATGTAGAATTCAAGTGGCTACGAAAAGCCCTCTATTCACAGGCCTTTATTACTTTCATTTTCTGGAGTTCCCCAATATTTGTTGCGGCTGTTACATTTGCAACATCTATATTGTTGGGAGCTGAACTCACCGCTGGAAGTGTTCTTTCCGCACTGGCCACTTTCAGAATACTTCAAGAACCACTCAGGAATTTTCCTGACCTGGTGTCTATGATGGCACAAACAAAGGTCTCTCTTGATCGGCTTTCTGGATTCCTGCAGGAGGAAGAACTGCAGGAAGATGCCACCATTGTTCTGC GGGGAATGTCAAAGGTGGCTATAGAGATTAAGGATGGTGTGTTTTGCTGGGATCCCTCTTCTTCAAGGCCCACCTTATCTGGAATACAAATGAAAGTAGAAAGTGGGTTGCGTGTGGCAGTTTGTGGCATGGTTGGCTCTGGGAAGTCAAGCTTTCTCTCTTGCATCCTTGGGGAGATTCCTAAAATCTCTGGCGAC GTTCGAGTGTGTGGTACTGCTGCCTATGTCTCTCAGTCTGCTTGGATACAGTCTGGAAATATTGAAGAGAACATTCTTTTTGGTAGTCCAATGGATAAAGCTAAATACAAGAAAGTTGTCCATGCTTGTTCGCTGAAGAAAGATTTTG CTTTTTCACATGGAGATCAGACCATAATTGGAGATAGGGGTATAAACCTGAGTGGTGGACAGAAACAACGAGTGCAGCTTGCAAGGGCGCTTTATCAAGATGCTGATATTTATTTACTCGATGACCCCTTCAGTGCTGTTGATGCTCACACTGGCTCAGAACTATTCAAG GAATACATAATGACAGCACTGGCGAATAAGACTGTTGTTTTTGTGACCCATCAAGTTGAATTTCTACCTACTGCTGATTTGATACTG GTTCTTAAGGAAGGTCACATCATACAAGCTGGAAAATATGATGAGCTTTTACAAGCAGGCACTGATTTCAATGCTCTGGTCTCAGCTCACCATGAAGCAATTGAAGCAATGGATATTCCGAGTTTCTCATCAGAAGAATCTGATGAAAATTTGCTTCTTGACGGGCCGGCCATACTGAATAAAAAATGTGATTCAGCTGGAAATAATATTGACAGTTTGGCTAAGGAAGTGGAAGATGGTGCATCAGCTTCAGACCAGAAAGcaattaaagagaaaaagaaagcaaagcGGAGGAAAAAGCAGCTTGTTCAAGAAGAGGAAAGGGTAAAAGGAAGAGTCAGCATGAAGGTGTACTTGTCATATATGGCAGCTGCATATAAAGGCTTACTGATACCGCTCATTGTTCTTGCacaaacattatttcaattccTTCAAATAGCTAGTAATTGGTGGATGGCATGGGCTAACCCCCAGACTGAAGGAGACAAAGCAAAAGTCAGTCCTATGGTCCTACTTCTTGTTTATATGGCCCTTGCTTTTGGGAGCTCTTGGTTTATATTTGTCAGGGCTGTTCTGGTAGCCACATTTGGTCTAGCAGCTGCACAAAAATTGTTTCTCAATATGCTTAGAAGTGTTTTTCGAGCTCCGATGTCTTTTTTTGATTCAACTCCAGCTGGGCGTATCCTGAATcga GTATCTATTGATCAAAGTGTTGTGGATCTTGATATACCGTTTAGACTTGGTGGTTTTGCTTCAACAACAATACAGCTTCTTGGGATTGTTGGGGTGATGACGGAAGTTACTTGGCAAGTTCTGCTTCTTGTTATCCCGATGGCTGCTGCTTGCTTGTGGATGCAG AAATACTACATGGCTTCTTCAAGGGAACTAGTCCGCATTGTTAGCATCCAGAAATCTCCAGTTATTC CTTTTGGTGAATCAATTGCTGGAGCAGCCACAATAAGGGGTTTTGGACAAGAGAAAAGGTTCATGAAGAGAAACCTTTATCTTCTTGATTGTTTTGCTCGCCCGTTCTTTTGCAGTATTGCAGCCATTGAATGGCTTTGCCTGCGGATGGAGTTACTTTCAACCTTTGTATTTGCTTTTTGCATGATTTTGCTCGTGAGTTTTCCACATGGAAGTATTGATCCAA GCATGGCAGGCCTTGCTGTGACATATGGTCTTAACTTAAATGCACGGCTATCACGGTGGATACTTAGCTTTTGCAAGCTtgagaataaaattatttccattGAGAGGATCTATCAGTACAGCCAAATTCCAAGTGAAGCTCCTTCCATTATTGAAAACTTGCGCCCTCCATCCTCATGGCCTGAAAATGGAACAATCGAACTGGTCGATTTAAAG GTTCGATATGGGGAAAATCTTCCAGTGGTGCTTCATGGGGTATCATGTGCATTTCCTGGTGGCATGAAGATTGGAATTGTTGGGCGTACTGGCAGCGGTAAATCTACATTGATCCAAGCATTGTTCCGATTGATTGAGCCAGCTGGTGGCAGAATCATTATAGACAATATTGACATTTCAACAATTGGGCTCCATGACCTTCGTAGCCGTCTTAGTATCATACCCCAGGATCCTACTTTATTTGAAGGAACTATTAGAGGCAATCTTGATCCTCTTGAAGAGCATTCAGATCATGATATCTGGGAG GCACTTGAGAAATCTCAACTTGGAGACATTGTTCGTGATAAAGACCTAAAGCTTGATACACCAG TTTTAGAAAATGGAGATAACTGGAGTGTGGGGCAGCGGCAACTTG TCCTTGGGCGGGCTTTGCTCAAACAAGCGAGAATACTTGTGCTGGATGAGGCAACAGCATCAGTTGATACTGCCACTGACAATCTCATACAGAAGATCATCCGAACGGAGTTCAAGAACTGCACAGTTTGCACTATTGCACATCGTATTCCAACTGTGATCGACAGTGATCTTGTTTTGGTGCTAAGTGACG GGCGAGTTGCCGAGTTTGATACTCCACAACGTCTCCTAGAGGATAAATCATCCATGTTTCTAAAGTTGGTAACCGAGTACTCATCAAGATCAAGTGGCATACCAGAATTTTGA
- the LOC105762980 gene encoding uncharacterized protein LOC105762980: MSTTRSGTSPGISLGSMNRINLDGSNVGATCFIRRGILSDPPERCCCINMYSNSNVQGSNSSVLLGSNIRIKNSGVHLYFGDLKLGEEPRSTSRRAAEFGTIVLLPLLLFLCLLSSMLMRW, translated from the coding sequence ATGTCAACAACAAGAAGCGGGACTAGTCCAGGAATCAGCTTAGGGTCAATGAATCGCATTAACTTGGATGGAAGCAATGTGGGGGCAACATGTTTCATCCGTCGCGGCATCTTGAGTGACCCACCGGAACGTTGTTGCTGCATCAACATGTATAGCAACAGCAACGTTCAAGGGAGCAACAGTAGTGTACTGCTGGGGAGTAACATAAGGATCAAGAATTCAGGGGTTCATCTGTATTTCGGGGACTTGAAGTTAGGGGAAGAACCACGATCAACGAGCAGGAGAGCAGCCGAGTTTGGTACCATTGTGTTGCTtccacttcttttatttttgtgcctatTATCTTCAATGCTAATGCGGTGGTAG